The following are encoded together in the Citrus sinensis cultivar Valencia sweet orange chromosome 1, DVS_A1.0, whole genome shotgun sequence genome:
- the LOC102615156 gene encoding dynamin-related protein 3A-like isoform X7, with amino-acid sequence MGEEASFSNKNVAASTTIGSSVIPIINRLQDIFSPVDGELSKISLPQVAVVGSQSSGKSSVLEALVGRDFLPRGCDICTRRPLALMLVNRPRNPGDDGREWAEFRHLPGKRFFDFTKVRQEIMAETNKEAGSNRGVSEKQIGLKISSPNVLNMTLVDLPGITKVPVGDQPTDIEARIRKMIMAYIRQENCIILAVSPANSDLATSDALQMAREADPTGSRTIGVITKLDIMDRGTNACNFLLGKVVPLRLGYVGVVNRSQEDINKNRSMQDALAYEKNFFHDHPVYNGLSDRCGIPQLAKKLNQILEQHIRMVLPGLKSELHSRLNAVAKELQKYGDVMESKAEKETMLLNILTKYCEAFSAMVDGRSREISTKELSGGARIRYIFQSIFVKTLEEVDPCQDLTDEDIRTAIQNATGPRNALFVPEVPFEVLVRRQIARLLDPCLQCLRFVYDELIKMSHACAVTELQRFPVLRRHLDDVMGKFIRDSVRPAERMIDSLIEIEMDYINSSHPNFVGGKKAVEVAMQQLKSSQDGTDGEKGTLSEIGQRFGLTSQGRHSQSNNQRAASVGGNSSSRTWGFPIIFGGKVQAGESPASRSPHETLHNVEQLPSTIQLTEPPSILGPLEMTEQEAVEILVTKLLLQSYYDVVRKNVQDLVPKSIMHFLVNHAKRNLHNTFIQKLYRENHVEELLQEHDEVAANRRQVKEVSLVLQLAVQVS; translated from the exons ATGGGGGAAGAAGCTAGCTTTTCGAATAAGAATGTTGCCGCGTCGACGACGATCGGTTCGTCAGTGATTCCGATCATCAACAGATTGCAAGACATTTTCTCGCCGGTTGATGGCGAGTTGTCGAAGATATCGCTGCCGCAGGTGGCGGTGGTTGGAAGTCAAAGCAGTGGCAAGTCGAGCGTGCTGGAGGCCCTCGTAGGCCGTGACTTTCTGCCACGTGGCTGTGATATTTGCACGCGAAGGCCACTGGCTTTGATGCTCGTGAACCGGCCAAGGAATCCCGGCGATGATGGTAGAGAATGGGCGGAGTTTCGCCACTTGCCTGGAAAGCGGTTCTTTGATTTCACCAAAGTTCGCCAAGAGATTATG GCTGAGACTAACAAAGAAGCAGGAAGCAACAGGGGTGTTTCGGAGAAGCAGATTGGCTTAAAGATATCGTCACCAAATGTTCTTAATATGACCCTTGTTGATTTACCTGGCATCACCAAGGTTCCAGTTGGAGACCAGCCAACTGATATTGAAGCGagaattagaaaaatgattatgGCCTATATAAGGCAAGAAAACTGTATCATATTGGCAGTCAGTCCGGCGAATTCTGATTTGGCTACTTCTGATGCACTTCAGATGGCTAGAGAAGCTGATCCAACAG GTTCTCGGACAATTGGTGTGATCACCAAG CTTGATATAATGGACAGGGGCACTAATGCCTGTAACTTTCTACTTGGTAAAGTTGTTCCACTTCGCCTTGGTTATGTTGGAGTTGTGAATCGCAGTCAGGAG gacattaataaaaaccGGAGTATGCAGGATGCACTTGCGTACGAGAAGAATTTCTTCCATGATCATCCT GTGTACAATGGTCTATCTGATCGTTGCGGTATTCCCCAATTAGCAAAGAAGCTGAATCAG ATCCTGGAGCAGCATATCAGAATGGTCCTTCCAGGATTGAAGTCTGAGCTCCATTCTCGTTTGAATGCTGTTGCAAAAGAGCTACAGAAATATGGAGATGTTATGGAATCAAAA gctgaaaaagaaacaatgctGTTGAACATTCTGACTAAATACTGTGAAG CTTTTTCAGCCATGGTGGATGGAAGAAGTCGGGAGATATCAACAAAAGAATTGTCTGGTGGAGCAAGGATCCGCTATATTTTTCAGTCAATATTTGTAAAGACATTGGAG GAAGTGGACCCATGTCAAGATCTAACTGATGAAGATATTCGTACGGCCATTCAAAATGCCACAGGTCCAAGAAATGCATTGTTTGTGCCTGAG GTCCCATTTGAAGTTCTCGTTCGGAGACAAATTGCTCGACTGTTAGACCCTTGCCTTCAATGTCTAAGATTTGTTTATGATGAGCTGATTAAG ATGAGTCATGCTTGTGCGGTAACTGAGTTGCAAAGGTTTCCCGTTTTGAGAAGGCATCTAGACGATGTCATGGGAAAGTTTATTCGTGATAGTGTAAGGCCTGCTGAGAGAATGATTGACAGTCTTATTGAGATTGAG ATGGATTATATAAATTCCTCACATCCAAATTTTGTTGGAGGAAAAAAAGCTGTTGAAGTTGCTATGCAGCAGTTGAAGTCATCACAG GATGGGACGGATGGTGAAAAAGGAACCTTATCTGAAATAGGCCAGAGATTTGGATTAACTAGCCAg GGAAGGCATTCTCAGTCAAATAATCAGAGAGCTGCGTCAGTTG GTGGTAATTCATCTTCAAGAACTTGGGGTTTTCCAATAATATTTGGGGGCAAGGTACAAGCTGGAGAGAGTCCTGCCAGCAGATCGCCACATGAAACTCTTCACAATGTCGAGCAATTACCATCAACTATCCAACTGACAGAG CCCCCATCCATACTGGGGCCACTTGAAATGACAGAGCAGGAAGCTGTAGAAATACTTGTAACCAAATTACTCTTGCAGTCTTACTATGACGTTGTGAGAAAGAACGTCCAAGACTTGGTTCCAAAATCCATAATGCACTTCTTG GTCAATCATGCAAAAAGGAATCTTCATAACACCTTTATACAGAAGCTCTACAG GGAGAACCATGTTGAGGAACTGTTACAGGAGCATGACGAAGTTGCCGCTAACAGAAGACAAGTTAAAGAAGTTTCCCTTGTTTTGCAACTAGCTGTCCAGGTTAGTTAA
- the LOC102615156 gene encoding dynamin-related protein 3A-like isoform X4, which translates to MGEEASFSNKNVAASTTIGSSVIPIINRLQDIFSPVDGELSKISLPQVAVVGSQSSGKSSVLEALVGRDFLPRGCDICTRRPLALMLVNRPRNPGDDGREWAEFRHLPGKRFFDFTKVRQEIMAETNKEAGSNRGVSEKQIGLKISSPNVLNMTLVDLPGITKVPVGDQPTDIEARIRKMIMAYIRQENCIILAVSPANSDLATSDALQMAREADPTGSRTIGVITKLDIMDRGTNACNFLLGKVVPLRLGYVGVVNRSQEILFVCYRTLIKTGVCRMHLRTRRISSMIILYFLFSDVYNGLSDRCGIPQLAKKLNQILEQHIRMVLPGLKSELHSRLNAVAKELQKYGDVMESKAEKETMLLNILTKYCEAFSAMVDGRSREISTKELSGGARIRYIFQSIFVKTLEEVDPCQDLTDEDIRTAIQNATGPRNALFVPEVPFEVLVRRQIARLLDPCLQCLRFVYDELIKMSHACAVTELQRFPVLRRHLDDVMGKFIRDSVRPAERMIDSLIEIEMDYINSSHPNFVGGKKAVEVAMQQLKSSQGRHSQSNNQRAASVGGNSSSRTWGFPIIFGGKVQAGESPASRSPHETLHNVEQLPSTIQLTEPPSILGPLEMTEQEAVEILVTKLLLQSYYDVVRKNVQDLVPKSIMHFLVNHAKRNLHNTFIQKLYRENHVEELLQEHDEVAANRRQVKEVSLVLQLAVQTLDEVESEYLPET; encoded by the exons ATGGGGGAAGAAGCTAGCTTTTCGAATAAGAATGTTGCCGCGTCGACGACGATCGGTTCGTCAGTGATTCCGATCATCAACAGATTGCAAGACATTTTCTCGCCGGTTGATGGCGAGTTGTCGAAGATATCGCTGCCGCAGGTGGCGGTGGTTGGAAGTCAAAGCAGTGGCAAGTCGAGCGTGCTGGAGGCCCTCGTAGGCCGTGACTTTCTGCCACGTGGCTGTGATATTTGCACGCGAAGGCCACTGGCTTTGATGCTCGTGAACCGGCCAAGGAATCCCGGCGATGATGGTAGAGAATGGGCGGAGTTTCGCCACTTGCCTGGAAAGCGGTTCTTTGATTTCACCAAAGTTCGCCAAGAGATTATG GCTGAGACTAACAAAGAAGCAGGAAGCAACAGGGGTGTTTCGGAGAAGCAGATTGGCTTAAAGATATCGTCACCAAATGTTCTTAATATGACCCTTGTTGATTTACCTGGCATCACCAAGGTTCCAGTTGGAGACCAGCCAACTGATATTGAAGCGagaattagaaaaatgattatgGCCTATATAAGGCAAGAAAACTGTATCATATTGGCAGTCAGTCCGGCGAATTCTGATTTGGCTACTTCTGATGCACTTCAGATGGCTAGAGAAGCTGATCCAACAG GTTCTCGGACAATTGGTGTGATCACCAAG CTTGATATAATGGACAGGGGCACTAATGCCTGTAACTTTCTACTTGGTAAAGTTGTTCCACTTCGCCTTGGTTATGTTGGAGTTGTGAATCGCAGTCAGGAG attttatttgtttgttacaggacattaataaaaaccGGAGTATGCAGGATGCACTTGCGTACGAGAAGAATTTCTTCCATGATCATCCTGTATTTTCTCTTCTCAGAT GTGTACAATGGTCTATCTGATCGTTGCGGTATTCCCCAATTAGCAAAGAAGCTGAATCAG ATCCTGGAGCAGCATATCAGAATGGTCCTTCCAGGATTGAAGTCTGAGCTCCATTCTCGTTTGAATGCTGTTGCAAAAGAGCTACAGAAATATGGAGATGTTATGGAATCAAAA gctgaaaaagaaacaatgctGTTGAACATTCTGACTAAATACTGTGAAG CTTTTTCAGCCATGGTGGATGGAAGAAGTCGGGAGATATCAACAAAAGAATTGTCTGGTGGAGCAAGGATCCGCTATATTTTTCAGTCAATATTTGTAAAGACATTGGAG GAAGTGGACCCATGTCAAGATCTAACTGATGAAGATATTCGTACGGCCATTCAAAATGCCACAGGTCCAAGAAATGCATTGTTTGTGCCTGAG GTCCCATTTGAAGTTCTCGTTCGGAGACAAATTGCTCGACTGTTAGACCCTTGCCTTCAATGTCTAAGATTTGTTTATGATGAGCTGATTAAG ATGAGTCATGCTTGTGCGGTAACTGAGTTGCAAAGGTTTCCCGTTTTGAGAAGGCATCTAGACGATGTCATGGGAAAGTTTATTCGTGATAGTGTAAGGCCTGCTGAGAGAATGATTGACAGTCTTATTGAGATTGAG ATGGATTATATAAATTCCTCACATCCAAATTTTGTTGGAGGAAAAAAAGCTGTTGAAGTTGCTATGCAGCAGTTGAAGTCATCACAG GGAAGGCATTCTCAGTCAAATAATCAGAGAGCTGCGTCAGTTG GTGGTAATTCATCTTCAAGAACTTGGGGTTTTCCAATAATATTTGGGGGCAAGGTACAAGCTGGAGAGAGTCCTGCCAGCAGATCGCCACATGAAACTCTTCACAATGTCGAGCAATTACCATCAACTATCCAACTGACAGAG CCCCCATCCATACTGGGGCCACTTGAAATGACAGAGCAGGAAGCTGTAGAAATACTTGTAACCAAATTACTCTTGCAGTCTTACTATGACGTTGTGAGAAAGAACGTCCAAGACTTGGTTCCAAAATCCATAATGCACTTCTTG GTCAATCATGCAAAAAGGAATCTTCATAACACCTTTATACAGAAGCTCTACAG GGAGAACCATGTTGAGGAACTGTTACAGGAGCATGACGAAGTTGCCGCTAACAGAAGACAAGTTAAAGAAGTTTCCCTTGTTTTGCAACTAGCTGTCCAG ACACTTGATGAAGTTGAATCTGAGTATCTTCCGGAAACTTAA
- the LOC102615156 gene encoding dynamin-related protein 3A-like isoform X3, producing MGEEASFSNKNVAASTTIGSSVIPIINRLQDIFSPVDGELSKISLPQVAVVGSQSSGKSSVLEALVGRDFLPRGCDICTRRPLALMLVNRPRNPGDDGREWAEFRHLPGKRFFDFTKVRQEIMAETNKEAGSNRGVSEKQIGLKISSPNVLNMTLVDLPGITKVPVGDQPTDIEARIRKMIMAYIRQENCIILAVSPANSDLATSDALQMAREADPTGSRTIGVITKLDIMDRGTNACNFLLGKVVPLRLGYVGVVNRSQEDALAYEKNFFHDHPVYNGLSDRCGIPQLAKKLNQILEQHIRMVLPGLKSELHSRLNAVAKELQKYGDVMESKAEKETMLLNILTKYCEAFSAMVDGRSREISTKELSGGARIRYIFQSIFVKTLEEVDPCQDLTDEDIRTAIQNATGPRNALFVPEVPFEVLVRRQIARLLDPCLQCLRFVYDELIKMSHACAVTELQRFPVLRRHLDDVMGKFIRDSVRPAERMIDSLIEIEMDYINSSHPNFVGGKKAVEVAMQQLKSSQDGTDGEKGTLSEIGQRFGLTSQGRHSQSNNQRAASVGGNSSSRTWGFPIIFGGKVQAGESPASRSPHETLHNVEQLPSTIQLTEPPSILGPLEMTEQEAVEILVTKLLLQSYYDVVRKNVQDLVPKSIMHFLVNHAKRNLHNTFIQKLYRENHVEELLQEHDEVAANRRQVKEVSLVLQLAVQTLDEVESEYLPET from the exons ATGGGGGAAGAAGCTAGCTTTTCGAATAAGAATGTTGCCGCGTCGACGACGATCGGTTCGTCAGTGATTCCGATCATCAACAGATTGCAAGACATTTTCTCGCCGGTTGATGGCGAGTTGTCGAAGATATCGCTGCCGCAGGTGGCGGTGGTTGGAAGTCAAAGCAGTGGCAAGTCGAGCGTGCTGGAGGCCCTCGTAGGCCGTGACTTTCTGCCACGTGGCTGTGATATTTGCACGCGAAGGCCACTGGCTTTGATGCTCGTGAACCGGCCAAGGAATCCCGGCGATGATGGTAGAGAATGGGCGGAGTTTCGCCACTTGCCTGGAAAGCGGTTCTTTGATTTCACCAAAGTTCGCCAAGAGATTATG GCTGAGACTAACAAAGAAGCAGGAAGCAACAGGGGTGTTTCGGAGAAGCAGATTGGCTTAAAGATATCGTCACCAAATGTTCTTAATATGACCCTTGTTGATTTACCTGGCATCACCAAGGTTCCAGTTGGAGACCAGCCAACTGATATTGAAGCGagaattagaaaaatgattatgGCCTATATAAGGCAAGAAAACTGTATCATATTGGCAGTCAGTCCGGCGAATTCTGATTTGGCTACTTCTGATGCACTTCAGATGGCTAGAGAAGCTGATCCAACAG GTTCTCGGACAATTGGTGTGATCACCAAG CTTGATATAATGGACAGGGGCACTAATGCCTGTAACTTTCTACTTGGTAAAGTTGTTCCACTTCGCCTTGGTTATGTTGGAGTTGTGAATCGCAGTCAGGAG GATGCACTTGCGTACGAGAAGAATTTCTTCCATGATCATCCT GTGTACAATGGTCTATCTGATCGTTGCGGTATTCCCCAATTAGCAAAGAAGCTGAATCAG ATCCTGGAGCAGCATATCAGAATGGTCCTTCCAGGATTGAAGTCTGAGCTCCATTCTCGTTTGAATGCTGTTGCAAAAGAGCTACAGAAATATGGAGATGTTATGGAATCAAAA gctgaaaaagaaacaatgctGTTGAACATTCTGACTAAATACTGTGAAG CTTTTTCAGCCATGGTGGATGGAAGAAGTCGGGAGATATCAACAAAAGAATTGTCTGGTGGAGCAAGGATCCGCTATATTTTTCAGTCAATATTTGTAAAGACATTGGAG GAAGTGGACCCATGTCAAGATCTAACTGATGAAGATATTCGTACGGCCATTCAAAATGCCACAGGTCCAAGAAATGCATTGTTTGTGCCTGAG GTCCCATTTGAAGTTCTCGTTCGGAGACAAATTGCTCGACTGTTAGACCCTTGCCTTCAATGTCTAAGATTTGTTTATGATGAGCTGATTAAG ATGAGTCATGCTTGTGCGGTAACTGAGTTGCAAAGGTTTCCCGTTTTGAGAAGGCATCTAGACGATGTCATGGGAAAGTTTATTCGTGATAGTGTAAGGCCTGCTGAGAGAATGATTGACAGTCTTATTGAGATTGAG ATGGATTATATAAATTCCTCACATCCAAATTTTGTTGGAGGAAAAAAAGCTGTTGAAGTTGCTATGCAGCAGTTGAAGTCATCACAG GATGGGACGGATGGTGAAAAAGGAACCTTATCTGAAATAGGCCAGAGATTTGGATTAACTAGCCAg GGAAGGCATTCTCAGTCAAATAATCAGAGAGCTGCGTCAGTTG GTGGTAATTCATCTTCAAGAACTTGGGGTTTTCCAATAATATTTGGGGGCAAGGTACAAGCTGGAGAGAGTCCTGCCAGCAGATCGCCACATGAAACTCTTCACAATGTCGAGCAATTACCATCAACTATCCAACTGACAGAG CCCCCATCCATACTGGGGCCACTTGAAATGACAGAGCAGGAAGCTGTAGAAATACTTGTAACCAAATTACTCTTGCAGTCTTACTATGACGTTGTGAGAAAGAACGTCCAAGACTTGGTTCCAAAATCCATAATGCACTTCTTG GTCAATCATGCAAAAAGGAATCTTCATAACACCTTTATACAGAAGCTCTACAG GGAGAACCATGTTGAGGAACTGTTACAGGAGCATGACGAAGTTGCCGCTAACAGAAGACAAGTTAAAGAAGTTTCCCTTGTTTTGCAACTAGCTGTCCAG ACACTTGATGAAGTTGAATCTGAGTATCTTCCGGAAACTTAA
- the LOC102615156 gene encoding dynamin-related protein 3A-like isoform X2, whose translation MGEEASFSNKNVAASTTIGSSVIPIINRLQDIFSPVDGELSKISLPQVAVVGSQSSGKSSVLEALVGRDFLPRGCDICTRRPLALMLVNRPRNPGDDGREWAEFRHLPGKRFFDFTKVRQEIMAETNKEAGSNRGVSEKQIGLKISSPNVLNMTLVDLPGITKVPVGDQPTDIEARIRKMIMAYIRQENCIILAVSPANSDLATSDALQMAREADPTGSRTIGVITKLDIMDRGTNACNFLLGKVVPLRLGYVGVVNRSQEDINKNRSMQDALAYEKNFFHDHPVYNGLSDRCGIPQLAKKLNQILEQHIRMVLPGLKSELHSRLNAVAKELQKYGDVMESKAEKETMLLNILTKYCEAFSAMVDGRSREISTKELSGGARIRYIFQSIFVKTLEEVDPCQDLTDEDIRTAIQNATGPRNALFVPEVPFEVLVRRQIARLLDPCLQCLRFVYDELIKMSHACAVTELQRFPVLRRHLDDVMGKFIRDSVRPAERMIDSLIEIEMDYINSSHPNFVGGKKAVEVAMQQLKSSQDGTDGEKGTLSEIGQRFGLTSQGRHSQSNNQRAASVGGNSSSRTWGFPIIFGGKVQAGESPASRSPHETLHNVEQLPSTIQLTEPPSILGPLEMTEQEAVEILVTKLLLQSYYDVVRKNVQDLVPKSIMHFLVNHAKRNLHNTFIQKLYRENHVEELLQEHDEVAANRRQVKEVSLVLQLAVQTLDEVESEYLPET comes from the exons ATGGGGGAAGAAGCTAGCTTTTCGAATAAGAATGTTGCCGCGTCGACGACGATCGGTTCGTCAGTGATTCCGATCATCAACAGATTGCAAGACATTTTCTCGCCGGTTGATGGCGAGTTGTCGAAGATATCGCTGCCGCAGGTGGCGGTGGTTGGAAGTCAAAGCAGTGGCAAGTCGAGCGTGCTGGAGGCCCTCGTAGGCCGTGACTTTCTGCCACGTGGCTGTGATATTTGCACGCGAAGGCCACTGGCTTTGATGCTCGTGAACCGGCCAAGGAATCCCGGCGATGATGGTAGAGAATGGGCGGAGTTTCGCCACTTGCCTGGAAAGCGGTTCTTTGATTTCACCAAAGTTCGCCAAGAGATTATG GCTGAGACTAACAAAGAAGCAGGAAGCAACAGGGGTGTTTCGGAGAAGCAGATTGGCTTAAAGATATCGTCACCAAATGTTCTTAATATGACCCTTGTTGATTTACCTGGCATCACCAAGGTTCCAGTTGGAGACCAGCCAACTGATATTGAAGCGagaattagaaaaatgattatgGCCTATATAAGGCAAGAAAACTGTATCATATTGGCAGTCAGTCCGGCGAATTCTGATTTGGCTACTTCTGATGCACTTCAGATGGCTAGAGAAGCTGATCCAACAG GTTCTCGGACAATTGGTGTGATCACCAAG CTTGATATAATGGACAGGGGCACTAATGCCTGTAACTTTCTACTTGGTAAAGTTGTTCCACTTCGCCTTGGTTATGTTGGAGTTGTGAATCGCAGTCAGGAG gacattaataaaaaccGGAGTATGCAGGATGCACTTGCGTACGAGAAGAATTTCTTCCATGATCATCCT GTGTACAATGGTCTATCTGATCGTTGCGGTATTCCCCAATTAGCAAAGAAGCTGAATCAG ATCCTGGAGCAGCATATCAGAATGGTCCTTCCAGGATTGAAGTCTGAGCTCCATTCTCGTTTGAATGCTGTTGCAAAAGAGCTACAGAAATATGGAGATGTTATGGAATCAAAA gctgaaaaagaaacaatgctGTTGAACATTCTGACTAAATACTGTGAAG CTTTTTCAGCCATGGTGGATGGAAGAAGTCGGGAGATATCAACAAAAGAATTGTCTGGTGGAGCAAGGATCCGCTATATTTTTCAGTCAATATTTGTAAAGACATTGGAG GAAGTGGACCCATGTCAAGATCTAACTGATGAAGATATTCGTACGGCCATTCAAAATGCCACAGGTCCAAGAAATGCATTGTTTGTGCCTGAG GTCCCATTTGAAGTTCTCGTTCGGAGACAAATTGCTCGACTGTTAGACCCTTGCCTTCAATGTCTAAGATTTGTTTATGATGAGCTGATTAAG ATGAGTCATGCTTGTGCGGTAACTGAGTTGCAAAGGTTTCCCGTTTTGAGAAGGCATCTAGACGATGTCATGGGAAAGTTTATTCGTGATAGTGTAAGGCCTGCTGAGAGAATGATTGACAGTCTTATTGAGATTGAG ATGGATTATATAAATTCCTCACATCCAAATTTTGTTGGAGGAAAAAAAGCTGTTGAAGTTGCTATGCAGCAGTTGAAGTCATCACAG GATGGGACGGATGGTGAAAAAGGAACCTTATCTGAAATAGGCCAGAGATTTGGATTAACTAGCCAg GGAAGGCATTCTCAGTCAAATAATCAGAGAGCTGCGTCAGTTG GTGGTAATTCATCTTCAAGAACTTGGGGTTTTCCAATAATATTTGGGGGCAAGGTACAAGCTGGAGAGAGTCCTGCCAGCAGATCGCCACATGAAACTCTTCACAATGTCGAGCAATTACCATCAACTATCCAACTGACAGAG CCCCCATCCATACTGGGGCCACTTGAAATGACAGAGCAGGAAGCTGTAGAAATACTTGTAACCAAATTACTCTTGCAGTCTTACTATGACGTTGTGAGAAAGAACGTCCAAGACTTGGTTCCAAAATCCATAATGCACTTCTTG GTCAATCATGCAAAAAGGAATCTTCATAACACCTTTATACAGAAGCTCTACAG GGAGAACCATGTTGAGGAACTGTTACAGGAGCATGACGAAGTTGCCGCTAACAGAAGACAAGTTAAAGAAGTTTCCCTTGTTTTGCAACTAGCTGTCCAG ACACTTGATGAAGTTGAATCTGAGTATCTTCCGGAAACTTAA
- the LOC102615156 gene encoding dynamin-related protein 3A-like isoform X1, with protein MGEEASFSNKNVAASTTIGSSVIPIINRLQDIFSPVDGELSKISLPQVAVVGSQSSGKSSVLEALVGRDFLPRGCDICTRRPLALMLVNRPRNPGDDGREWAEFRHLPGKRFFDFTKVRQEIMAETNKEAGSNRGVSEKQIGLKISSPNVLNMTLVDLPGITKVPVGDQPTDIEARIRKMIMAYIRQENCIILAVSPANSDLATSDALQMAREADPTGSRTIGVITKLDIMDRGTNACNFLLGKVVPLRLGYVGVVNRSQEILFVCYRTLIKTGVCRMHLRTRRISSMIILYFLFSDVYNGLSDRCGIPQLAKKLNQILEQHIRMVLPGLKSELHSRLNAVAKELQKYGDVMESKAEKETMLLNILTKYCEAFSAMVDGRSREISTKELSGGARIRYIFQSIFVKTLEEVDPCQDLTDEDIRTAIQNATGPRNALFVPEVPFEVLVRRQIARLLDPCLQCLRFVYDELIKMSHACAVTELQRFPVLRRHLDDVMGKFIRDSVRPAERMIDSLIEIEMDYINSSHPNFVGGKKAVEVAMQQLKSSQDGTDGEKGTLSEIGQRFGLTSQGRHSQSNNQRAASVGGNSSSRTWGFPIIFGGKVQAGESPASRSPHETLHNVEQLPSTIQLTEPPSILGPLEMTEQEAVEILVTKLLLQSYYDVVRKNVQDLVPKSIMHFLVNHAKRNLHNTFIQKLYRENHVEELLQEHDEVAANRRQVKEVSLVLQLAVQTLDEVESEYLPET; from the exons ATGGGGGAAGAAGCTAGCTTTTCGAATAAGAATGTTGCCGCGTCGACGACGATCGGTTCGTCAGTGATTCCGATCATCAACAGATTGCAAGACATTTTCTCGCCGGTTGATGGCGAGTTGTCGAAGATATCGCTGCCGCAGGTGGCGGTGGTTGGAAGTCAAAGCAGTGGCAAGTCGAGCGTGCTGGAGGCCCTCGTAGGCCGTGACTTTCTGCCACGTGGCTGTGATATTTGCACGCGAAGGCCACTGGCTTTGATGCTCGTGAACCGGCCAAGGAATCCCGGCGATGATGGTAGAGAATGGGCGGAGTTTCGCCACTTGCCTGGAAAGCGGTTCTTTGATTTCACCAAAGTTCGCCAAGAGATTATG GCTGAGACTAACAAAGAAGCAGGAAGCAACAGGGGTGTTTCGGAGAAGCAGATTGGCTTAAAGATATCGTCACCAAATGTTCTTAATATGACCCTTGTTGATTTACCTGGCATCACCAAGGTTCCAGTTGGAGACCAGCCAACTGATATTGAAGCGagaattagaaaaatgattatgGCCTATATAAGGCAAGAAAACTGTATCATATTGGCAGTCAGTCCGGCGAATTCTGATTTGGCTACTTCTGATGCACTTCAGATGGCTAGAGAAGCTGATCCAACAG GTTCTCGGACAATTGGTGTGATCACCAAG CTTGATATAATGGACAGGGGCACTAATGCCTGTAACTTTCTACTTGGTAAAGTTGTTCCACTTCGCCTTGGTTATGTTGGAGTTGTGAATCGCAGTCAGGAG attttatttgtttgttacaggacattaataaaaaccGGAGTATGCAGGATGCACTTGCGTACGAGAAGAATTTCTTCCATGATCATCCTGTATTTTCTCTTCTCAGAT GTGTACAATGGTCTATCTGATCGTTGCGGTATTCCCCAATTAGCAAAGAAGCTGAATCAG ATCCTGGAGCAGCATATCAGAATGGTCCTTCCAGGATTGAAGTCTGAGCTCCATTCTCGTTTGAATGCTGTTGCAAAAGAGCTACAGAAATATGGAGATGTTATGGAATCAAAA gctgaaaaagaaacaatgctGTTGAACATTCTGACTAAATACTGTGAAG CTTTTTCAGCCATGGTGGATGGAAGAAGTCGGGAGATATCAACAAAAGAATTGTCTGGTGGAGCAAGGATCCGCTATATTTTTCAGTCAATATTTGTAAAGACATTGGAG GAAGTGGACCCATGTCAAGATCTAACTGATGAAGATATTCGTACGGCCATTCAAAATGCCACAGGTCCAAGAAATGCATTGTTTGTGCCTGAG GTCCCATTTGAAGTTCTCGTTCGGAGACAAATTGCTCGACTGTTAGACCCTTGCCTTCAATGTCTAAGATTTGTTTATGATGAGCTGATTAAG ATGAGTCATGCTTGTGCGGTAACTGAGTTGCAAAGGTTTCCCGTTTTGAGAAGGCATCTAGACGATGTCATGGGAAAGTTTATTCGTGATAGTGTAAGGCCTGCTGAGAGAATGATTGACAGTCTTATTGAGATTGAG ATGGATTATATAAATTCCTCACATCCAAATTTTGTTGGAGGAAAAAAAGCTGTTGAAGTTGCTATGCAGCAGTTGAAGTCATCACAG GATGGGACGGATGGTGAAAAAGGAACCTTATCTGAAATAGGCCAGAGATTTGGATTAACTAGCCAg GGAAGGCATTCTCAGTCAAATAATCAGAGAGCTGCGTCAGTTG GTGGTAATTCATCTTCAAGAACTTGGGGTTTTCCAATAATATTTGGGGGCAAGGTACAAGCTGGAGAGAGTCCTGCCAGCAGATCGCCACATGAAACTCTTCACAATGTCGAGCAATTACCATCAACTATCCAACTGACAGAG CCCCCATCCATACTGGGGCCACTTGAAATGACAGAGCAGGAAGCTGTAGAAATACTTGTAACCAAATTACTCTTGCAGTCTTACTATGACGTTGTGAGAAAGAACGTCCAAGACTTGGTTCCAAAATCCATAATGCACTTCTTG GTCAATCATGCAAAAAGGAATCTTCATAACACCTTTATACAGAAGCTCTACAG GGAGAACCATGTTGAGGAACTGTTACAGGAGCATGACGAAGTTGCCGCTAACAGAAGACAAGTTAAAGAAGTTTCCCTTGTTTTGCAACTAGCTGTCCAG ACACTTGATGAAGTTGAATCTGAGTATCTTCCGGAAACTTAA